A segment of the Populus alba chromosome 9, ASM523922v2, whole genome shotgun sequence genome:
GGTTTTGGCCATTGTTGTTTGTATTAGTTTGTCTTCAGTATGATCATAAGCAATTGTGCCTAATCAAGCTGCGTTGTGAATTTTCCGACGTGCTAATTTTCTGTTTTCATGATACCGGCCAGCCTCCTCAAGCCAAATGAAATCTCAgggtgaaaataaataaataacagagAACAAATTCTAACAACTCCGTAAACTCTCATTCGATATTTATTATTCTCTTTCACAGGATTAATCCAAGAATCTAATTTCTTACAATTGTGTATGTTAAAGTATGGTTTAGAACCGAAAATAGTGCTTCTAATACCAAGAATATTTGCGTTAATCAATTCAGTTAGCGGAATTTCTGTTGCAACACTTGTTTATCTGGGGCAAACAAACAACTTATAGGAACTTAATTTAGGTAGGAGCGAGAATGCGATAACATAGTGTTGGGATATTGCCCGCAGCATTTTACAGCCTATCTTCTAAAACAAGATAGCTTTCACTGGTAAAGAAAGTTGTTggtataataaacaaaaatcataaaatatataaaaagttaggTGACTGTTATTAATGAAGATGAGCTGtaacaatattattaatatctataaaaaaaagtatgatgTACTGATAGTTACTTATTAAAAGctaaatatactaatataatatttaaaaatttacaaaaaattaatcaaaattaaaaattgatgaCAATCCACTAggtgcaaaaacaaaatatgatgcCAATGAAATAACACAAAAGCAAGAAGAGACtatgaagagagagaggagcagAGGATTTTTAGTGTGGGcgtgcagagagagagagagaactgggtcatttattttttattttctgatcaataatttattttctagcaCATATATTTAAGCTGggctataaaacaaataaaaaaatcaggggCCCAGGCCCCACCCTCCTGTTCCGCCGCCGGCTGAAGCTGAATTCAATTCTTGTCGGTAAGTTTCACTAGCACATGCCCTCATCATGCAGCAAGTGTTCAGGCAACTTGAGAGAGGATGCTTATTCCACCACGGGCAACATGCACCGAGTCCGAGAGTGTTGAAGTTTAACAAGAGAAAGGATTCCACTCACCGGAACTCTCAGAGTCTTGGAAGTATTGAAGGGATAAAAGCCCGTGTACAATTTAATGAGCTCAAATTCCAGATCACGTGATCAGCCCAAatttaaataaacccaaaaagTAGTAAGAGACCCAACCCATGATTTGTCCACCCCCATCCCATCCCACAAGAGGTTTCGGGGCCCAACTCATCTCCCAAAACAAAAAGCTCGTCGTGTCACTTCGATAAAAACCAAGCTATCATTATCATGTGCATGTGAGCAACATTAATAAGACAGGCAAAAGTTTTTTTGGCAGGGAAGCTCCGAAGTCGACAAATTTTAGGTTGGTGAATTATTTTGCGCGACAACAGTTTCGGGAACAAGTTTTCCAGATGATAAGACCGGAGACGATACTATGTCCTTTCAAATTGGATTCCAATGAAAGCTGAAGATTTTTTTgagatgatattaaaattttactgTTTAAGTAATTATAAGTTtgagttatattatttttattttatttgataaaattaaacataaaacaataatgaaattgtataaattttaattttaaaaaatttttaaaataatataaattatatgcaattaaatatatatattataaaacatcTTAAACATTTTCCCTTGGCGGAAAggcaataataaataaacctgCAATGCAGTTTGTACGTAAACCACAAGGGTCCCTCACGAAGAAAAGTATCAACCAACATTCTATAAATTCCTCCACCATCCCTTCTGTGCACACAGCAGCCTAGACAAATTAGGAAGATCAGAGAACGATGGTGAACAGTATAGCCATTTACACGTCCTTCTTGCGTGCCATATTAGGGCTAGCCGGAGTGCGACCACAGTCAGTGGAGATTGAGCCAGGAACAGTCGTGCACATATGGGCTCCAAGTGAAACAGCAAAGAAGACCAACAACCTCAAACAAGCCGAGAACAAACCGAGCAAACCTGCTGTGGTGTTTCTTCATGGTTTTGGATTTAACGGCATTCTAAGTTGGCAATTTCAGGTGCTAGCATTGGCTAAAGAGTACTCAGTTTACGTGCCAGATTTCCTCTTCTTTGGAGGCTCAATCACCGATAGAGCTGAGCGGTCGCCAGCTTTTCAAGCAGAATGCATGGCTAAGTGTCTAAGGAAGCTCGGTGTAGAGAAGTGTACCTTGGTTGGATTGAGCTATGGAGGGATGGTGGGGTTCAAGATGGCTGAGATGTTCCCTGACTTGGTCGATTCCTTCGTTGTGAGCTGCTCTGTTATGGCCTTGACAGAGTCCATTAGTCGTGCCAGCCTCGAGAGAATTGGCTTCCCATCGTGGGTAAGACATTTGGTTCCTGACACAGTCGAAGGTGTGAAAAAAATTGTAGACGTTTCCACCTACAAATCTCTGTGGATGCCTCACTTTTTATACAAAGATGTTTTCGAGGTAATCTATCTTATGCTccttcttaaaatatttatattatgtgctagttttttatctataaaacaTAAGTGAAGGTCGAAGGAAGAAAGATCCAGAAAATGAGCAGAGCGACGGTGAAATAAATCGACTACCCGACATCCTTTCTATGGGTGCTTTATGTTGCTGTTAGTCGTCTTTAGAGGCTGATATTTTaagtttgaaatttatataaatttaagttattttatgtttattttttattaaataaataaaactatagaaattttgaattcataattaattaatcaattaaagttctaatattatattaaaaaatcaatttaatttaaaaacttaaacccTAAATAATAACTTATATACCATGGATACACAACGATAATATCTGAAATCAAGGGCACTTTTTAATGTCTATGTCCCTTTGATTGGAGGTTATAAAATTGTAATATATAATGGTatgcttatttttatttccttttgagAACCTGATAAATAATAACGGTGAGGAAAGGCTGCGGGCACTAATGGCCTTTGGATTAGTGGCGGGTCCGGTGGTGATTGCAATGTAAGTTTAAAAAAGTATCTCAtggagaaggaaaaaatatatatatattatattaacaatatttaaatggTGTGGGGAATCACTGTTcctgtggattacaacagtaatcccttttttttttctttttttttttatttttgcctcaatttttcttttatttccagAAATTAAATTTGCTCATTAATTTTgtactttttgatttttttaatatttcaatgcGCCAGACCGCATATAATATCAACAGGAAGGAAAGAGTAGAGCTTCTGGACGCACTCATCCTAAAGGACAAGGACTTCAGCCCCACTTCTTAACCACAGGTCACAATTAACTATCCATTTAATGCACTGACAACAtgggttaaaattatatttttttgaaaaattt
Coding sequences within it:
- the LOC118058897 gene encoding uncharacterized protein, translating into MVNSIAIYTSFLRAILGLAGVRPQSVEIEPGTVVHIWAPSETAKKTNNLKQAENKPSKPAVVFLHGFGFNGILSWQFQVLALAKEYSVYVPDFLFFGGSITDRAERSPAFQAECMAKCLRKLGVEKCTLVGLSYGGMVGFKMAEMFPDLVDSFVVSCSVMALTESISRASLERIGFPSWVRHLVPDTVEGVKKIVDVSTYKSLWMPHFLYKDVFETAYNINRKERVELLDALILKDKDFSPTS